One region of Acidobacteriota bacterium genomic DNA includes:
- a CDS encoding leucine-rich repeat domain-containing protein yields MMALRFHSFSGPFFVWWLFFVLSSAQTGGPPSENVRRAANDSIEDQAQETGETILVFPDYVDGGGWSVQLVISNVDPEAAAEVRVDVYDPDRQPVLDLFDSELTLEIPSLGSRILKSAGSGAIRRGWIQVRTDVATISGLLTYRHAQSGIEVGVEPVELGPRFALFVEETPTVGAGVAVFKPAASSRLELRIRDEEGDDPLEGGFVPWVDFHQAARTLPEWFTADGVDTGFLTDFRGLLFLETEDESPFAPLGLRFGKGTSSLSAVPAIRTQSEESQGTDLIFPDYVDGGGWAVQLVLSNVDPDAAAQVRGQVRDPDGQLVRDLFDSDLTLEIPALGSRILRSAGSGSIRRGWIEVETDSAAVSGLLTYRHVQTGIEVSVEPARLGKEFALFVEESGTVGAGLALFKPDADSRIELRLRDEEGNDPLNGVFVPWRDFHQGALTLPEWFDVPGVDTGFLADFRGLLFLRTEDESGFSPLGLRFGKGTSSLSAVPAIQIPDGVGIDGGQAPPPTVTLSASPTSIDRGQNVTLTWSSTNAESAEISPDIGMVPTSGSRTVTPNVTTTYRITVTGTDGQTATASVTVTVSVSERMALGTLFDALGGSGWTRSDNWLTDVPLGEWYGVEVDSRGRVIGLRMAEWVDTEDGGQQKIGNGLTGPIPPELGSLTLLRVLDLSQNQLTGEIPPELGSLSHLRVLDLSQNRLEGKIPPELGRLSGLEVLQLVANRLTGMIPQELGRLSHLEILRLSINRLTGPIPMELGNLSNLEFLSLHSNQLRGPIPAQLGHLSRLQSLHLGRNRLTGPIPPELGKLSQLWWLELDWNELTGPIPSDLLQLGQLDTFLYSHNLGLCAPGTTEFIAWLKGIKRHAGPYCNESDVAVLDSFFRNTGGEDWTNSGGWSGDGAVSEWHGVSADSLGRVTGLDLSGNGLTGRLPRILGQLAQLTELRIDSNTLSGRLPLELARLSLQVFHYADTELCAPVEELFQAWLNAISAHEGSGSKCAPLTDRDILVALYEATDGPTWIESENWLTDAPLEEWQGVFVDVEGRVSVLWLGDNNLQGPIPPELGNLSNLSRVYLSGNQFTGPIPPELGNLAKLTWLWLSNNDLTGPIPPELHSLANLEDLNLFDNNLSGAIPPELGALENLTDLSLGTNNLTGPIPRELGSLASLKQLFIGENPLTGPIPSELGNLSNLERLSIRGTRVTGPIPPELGNLGSLEYMWLNANELTGPIPPKLGNLSNVTGLVL; encoded by the coding sequence ATGATGGCTCTTCGATTTCACTCCTTCTCGGGCCCTTTCTTTGTCTGGTGGCTGTTTTTCGTCCTGTCGTCGGCGCAAACGGGCGGTCCACCGTCAGAGAACGTTCGCCGGGCGGCGAACGACTCGATCGAAGATCAGGCGCAGGAAACGGGAGAGACAATTCTGGTCTTCCCGGATTACGTCGACGGGGGCGGATGGTCGGTACAGTTGGTCATCAGCAACGTCGACCCGGAGGCCGCGGCCGAAGTCCGCGTGGATGTCTACGACCCGGACCGACAACCGGTCCTGGACCTGTTCGATTCGGAATTGACGTTGGAGATTCCATCCCTGGGCAGTCGAATCTTGAAAAGCGCCGGCTCAGGTGCCATTCGGCGGGGTTGGATCCAGGTCCGGACCGATGTGGCGACGATCAGCGGACTGTTGACCTATCGGCACGCCCAATCTGGGATCGAAGTCGGCGTCGAACCCGTCGAATTGGGACCCCGATTCGCCTTGTTCGTCGAGGAAACGCCGACGGTCGGCGCCGGCGTCGCGGTCTTCAAACCGGCCGCCTCGTCGCGTCTCGAGTTGCGAATCCGCGATGAGGAAGGGGACGATCCCTTGGAGGGTGGATTCGTTCCCTGGGTGGATTTTCACCAGGCGGCGCGCACGCTCCCGGAATGGTTCACCGCCGATGGGGTGGATACGGGGTTCCTGACCGACTTTCGTGGCCTGTTGTTCCTGGAGACCGAAGACGAATCTCCCTTCGCCCCGTTGGGGCTGCGGTTCGGGAAAGGAACGTCTTCCCTCTCGGCAGTGCCGGCGATTCGGACCCAAAGTGAGGAATCTCAAGGGACGGACCTTATCTTTCCCGACTATGTCGACGGAGGGGGATGGGCCGTGCAGCTGGTACTCAGCAACGTCGATCCGGACGCCGCGGCCCAGGTCCGGGGCCAAGTTCGCGACCCGGACGGACAACTGGTGCGGGATCTGTTCGATTCCGATCTGACGTTGGAGATTCCGGCGCTGGGCAGTCGAATCTTGAGAAGCGCCGGATCCGGATCCATTCGGCGGGGCTGGATCGAGGTCGAGACCGATTCGGCGGCGGTGAGTGGACTGTTGACCTACCGGCACGTCCAAACGGGGATCGAAGTCAGTGTCGAGCCGGCCCGGTTGGGGAAGGAATTCGCTCTGTTCGTAGAAGAATCGGGAACCGTGGGGGCGGGACTGGCCCTCTTCAAACCGGATGCAGATTCCAGGATCGAGTTGAGACTCCGCGACGAGGAGGGAAACGACCCATTGAACGGAGTGTTCGTCCCTTGGAGAGACTTCCATCAGGGCGCGCTCACGCTTCCGGAATGGTTCGATGTCCCGGGAGTGGATACGGGATTTCTGGCGGACTTTCGAGGCCTCCTGTTCCTGCGAACGGAGGACGAATCCGGGTTTTCCCCGCTGGGACTGCGATTCGGGAAGGGAACCTCCTCGCTCTCGGCGGTGCCGGCGATTCAGATCCCGGACGGGGTAGGGATCGACGGCGGCCAGGCTCCCCCTCCGACGGTGACGCTGTCGGCTTCACCGACGTCGATCGATCGGGGACAGAATGTGACATTGACGTGGTCGTCGACGAATGCGGAGAGCGCGGAGATCTCCCCGGACATCGGCATGGTGCCGACGTCCGGGTCTCGGACGGTGACGCCGAACGTCACCACGACCTACCGCATCACGGTGACGGGAACGGACGGACAGACGGCCACGGCGTCGGTCACGGTGACGGTGTCCGTTTCCGAGCGGATGGCGCTGGGGACGCTGTTCGATGCGCTGGGTGGATCGGGTTGGACCCGCAGCGACAACTGGCTGACCGACGTCCCACTGGGGGAGTGGTACGGGGTCGAGGTGGACAGCCGGGGTCGGGTGATCGGATTGCGGATGGCCGAGTGGGTCGACACTGAAGACGGAGGACAGCAGAAGATTGGGAACGGATTGACCGGGCCGATCCCGCCGGAACTGGGTTCGCTCACCCTCCTGAGAGTCCTGGATCTCAGTCAGAACCAATTGACGGGGGAGATCCCGCCGGAACTGGGCTCGCTGTCCCACCTGAGGGTCCTGGATCTCAGTCAGAATCGATTGGAGGGCAAGATTCCTCCGGAACTCGGGCGCCTCTCCGGCCTGGAGGTACTGCAACTCGTTGCCAACCGGCTGACGGGAATGATCCCACAAGAACTTGGGCGCCTTTCTCATCTGGAAATCCTGCGCCTCAGCATTAATCGGCTGACCGGGCCGATCCCGATGGAACTCGGGAATCTCTCCAATTTGGAATTCCTGTCCCTCCATAGCAACCAGCTACGAGGCCCGATCCCGGCGCAACTTGGGCACCTCTCTCGCTTGCAGAGCCTACACCTCGGAAGGAACCGGTTAACAGGCCCGATCCCGCCGGAGTTGGGAAAGCTGTCCCAGTTGTGGTGGCTGGAACTCGATTGGAACGAGCTGACGGGTCCGATCCCGTCAGACCTTTTGCAACTCGGCCAACTGGACACTTTCTTGTATTCCCACAATTTGGGCCTGTGCGCCCCCGGCACGACCGAATTCATCGCTTGGTTGAAAGGGATCAAACGACACGCAGGGCCGTACTGCAACGAGTCCGACGTGGCTGTGCTCGATTCGTTTTTCCGAAACACAGGCGGTGAGGATTGGACGAATTCCGGTGGCTGGAGCGGGGACGGTGCTGTGAGTGAATGGCATGGAGTGAGCGCCGACTCCCTGGGACGAGTGACGGGGCTCGATCTGAGTGGGAATGGACTGACAGGACGGCTCCCCAGAATCTTGGGCCAACTGGCGCAGTTGACCGAGTTGCGGATCGACTCCAACACCCTTTCCGGAAGGTTGCCGCTGGAATTGGCCCGTCTCTCTCTTCAGGTGTTCCACTACGCGGACACCGAGCTGTGCGCTCCGGTTGAGGAGTTGTTCCAAGCGTGGCTGAACGCCATTTCGGCGCACGAAGGCTCAGGCAGTAAGTGCGCGCCGCTGACGGACCGCGACATCCTGGTCGCGCTCTACGAAGCAACGGATGGGCCGACCTGGATCGAGAGTGAGAACTGGCTGACCGACGCCCCGTTGGAAGAGTGGCAGGGCGTCTTCGTTGACGTTGAAGGCCGCGTCAGCGTTTTGTGGCTCGGGGACAACAACCTGCAGGGTCCGATCCCGCCCGAACTCGGGAACCTCTCCAACCTGAGCCGAGTCTATCTCTCGGGGAACCAGTTCACGGGTCCGATCCCGCCGGAACTGGGCAACCTCGCCAAGTTGACCTGGCTTTGGCTCTCCAATAATGACCTGACGGGCCCGATCCCGCCCGAATTGCACAGCCTCGCCAACCTGGAAGACCTGAACCTCTTCGACAACAACCTCAGCGGCGCTATCCCGCCGGAACTGGGCGCTCTTGAAAATCTGACGGATCTTAGTCTCGGCACCAACAACCTGACCGGCCCGATCCCGCGGGAACTGGGCAGCCTCGCCAGCCTCAAGCAACTGTTCATCGGCGAAAACCCTCTCACGGGCCCGATTCCGTCCGAACTCGGGAACCTCTCCAACCTGGAGCGGCTTTCGATCCGTGGCACTCGCGTCACCGGCCCGATCCCGCCCGAACTCGGCAATCTCGGCAGCTTGGAGTACATGTGGCTCAACGCCAACGAATTGACCGGCCCGATCCCGCCCAAACTCGGCAACCTGTCCAACGTCACCGGTCTTGTGCT